A stretch of Episyrphus balteatus chromosome 2, idEpiBalt1.1, whole genome shotgun sequence DNA encodes these proteins:
- the LOC129910068 gene encoding uncharacterized protein LOC129910068 isoform X1: MNRARRTNQNFVQANDQVAAQHPGTPRPVKAAQAAVATPNSTPVKVLKPILKKDPKPVVVAAVVPEQKPVIVADIILEPPKEEKMDLANAVSTESIDGSEENGGSPRKPFFKKIFGGIRKKPSVRAKERKIRQNRHLRKVILPKNALMALYEIKGIQIGDFIINSNMEGGFTALVTVNDCQYEGVGNSKGNAKTNACEKALRDFVIKKMMQKPREKSISEPMDLGESSEATNGDEGNLSAEETDDVPMVNLASFALYKLFTAWENEGFHVPEFHPAPPQHSSQQNPETAAAKKPVGRNELPPNWEIMHPATLLCIMRPRLTYTDCGNNGDAANPAQTVKVIVDDREFVGVGRSKKIARKNVAIAVCNSLFGTNFQVPTEEE, translated from the exons atgaatcgtGCAAGAAGAACTAACCAAAACTTTGTTCAAGCAAAT GATCAAGTTGCAGCCCAGCATCCTGGTACTCCTCGCCCAGTCAAGGCAGCACAAGCTGCTGTTGCAACACCAAATTCGACTCCAGTTAAGGTATTGAAGCCAATTCTTAAGAAGGATCCGAAACCAGTTGTGGTGGCTGCTGTGGTGCCCGAACAAAAGCCAGTAATAGTAGCTGACATTATTTTGGAACCTCCAAAGGAAGAGAAAATGGATTTGGCAAATGCTGTTAGTACTGAATCTATTGATGGATCCGAAGAAAATGGTGGTAGCCCACGTAAGCCATTCTTTAAGAAGATCTTTGGTGGTATTCGTAAGAAGCCTTCAG TACGTGCAAAGGAGAGGAAGATTCGTCAAAATCGTCATTTGCGCAAAGTTATTTTACCCAAGAATGCTCTGATGGCACTCTATGAAATTAAGGGCATTCAGATTGGCGATTTCATTATCAATAGTAACATGGAGGGTGGCTTTACAGCTTTAGTAACAGTTAACGATTGCCAATACGAAGGTGTTGGAAATTCGAAAGGCAATGCCAAAACAAATGCCTGTGAAAAAGCTTTGCGTGACTTTGTTATTAAGAAGATGATGCAAAAGCCCCGCGAAAAGTCGATTTCTGAACCAATGGATCTTGGTGAATCAAGTGaag CTACAAATGGTGACGAAGGCAATTTATCTGCTGAAGAAACTGATGATGTACCAATGGTTAATCTTGCTTCATTTGCTTTGTATAAATTGTTTACCGCTTGGGAAAATGAGGGCTTCCATGTGCCAGAATTCCACCCAGCACCACCTCAACATAGTTCCCAACAGAATCCTGAAACAGCTGCAGCAAAGAAGCCTGTTGGTCGCAATGAATTGCCACCTAACTGGGAAATTATGCATCCAGCTACACTTTTGTGCATT atgcgCCCTCGCTTAACTTATACAGACTGTGGTAATAATGGAGATGCCGCTAATCCTGCTCAAACTGTTAAAGTTATTGTTGACGATCGAGAATTTGTCGGTGTTGGTCGATCTAAAAAGATTGCTCGTAAAAATGTTGCCATTGCTGTGTGCAACAGTCTTTTTGGTACAAATTTCCAAGTGCCAACTGAAGAGGAATGA
- the LOC129910068 gene encoding uncharacterized protein LOC129910068 isoform X2: MEQNGDQVAAQHPGTPRPVKAAQAAVATPNSTPVKVLKPILKKDPKPVVVAAVVPEQKPVIVADIILEPPKEEKMDLANAVSTESIDGSEENGGSPRKPFFKKIFGGIRKKPSVRAKERKIRQNRHLRKVILPKNALMALYEIKGIQIGDFIINSNMEGGFTALVTVNDCQYEGVGNSKGNAKTNACEKALRDFVIKKMMQKPREKSISEPMDLGESSEATNGDEGNLSAEETDDVPMVNLASFALYKLFTAWENEGFHVPEFHPAPPQHSSQQNPETAAAKKPVGRNELPPNWEIMHPATLLCIMRPRLTYTDCGNNGDAANPAQTVKVIVDDREFVGVGRSKKIARKNVAIAVCNSLFGTNFQVPTEEE; the protein is encoded by the exons ATGGAGCAAAATGGG GATCAAGTTGCAGCCCAGCATCCTGGTACTCCTCGCCCAGTCAAGGCAGCACAAGCTGCTGTTGCAACACCAAATTCGACTCCAGTTAAGGTATTGAAGCCAATTCTTAAGAAGGATCCGAAACCAGTTGTGGTGGCTGCTGTGGTGCCCGAACAAAAGCCAGTAATAGTAGCTGACATTATTTTGGAACCTCCAAAGGAAGAGAAAATGGATTTGGCAAATGCTGTTAGTACTGAATCTATTGATGGATCCGAAGAAAATGGTGGTAGCCCACGTAAGCCATTCTTTAAGAAGATCTTTGGTGGTATTCGTAAGAAGCCTTCAG TACGTGCAAAGGAGAGGAAGATTCGTCAAAATCGTCATTTGCGCAAAGTTATTTTACCCAAGAATGCTCTGATGGCACTCTATGAAATTAAGGGCATTCAGATTGGCGATTTCATTATCAATAGTAACATGGAGGGTGGCTTTACAGCTTTAGTAACAGTTAACGATTGCCAATACGAAGGTGTTGGAAATTCGAAAGGCAATGCCAAAACAAATGCCTGTGAAAAAGCTTTGCGTGACTTTGTTATTAAGAAGATGATGCAAAAGCCCCGCGAAAAGTCGATTTCTGAACCAATGGATCTTGGTGAATCAAGTGaag CTACAAATGGTGACGAAGGCAATTTATCTGCTGAAGAAACTGATGATGTACCAATGGTTAATCTTGCTTCATTTGCTTTGTATAAATTGTTTACCGCTTGGGAAAATGAGGGCTTCCATGTGCCAGAATTCCACCCAGCACCACCTCAACATAGTTCCCAACAGAATCCTGAAACAGCTGCAGCAAAGAAGCCTGTTGGTCGCAATGAATTGCCACCTAACTGGGAAATTATGCATCCAGCTACACTTTTGTGCATT atgcgCCCTCGCTTAACTTATACAGACTGTGGTAATAATGGAGATGCCGCTAATCCTGCTCAAACTGTTAAAGTTATTGTTGACGATCGAGAATTTGTCGGTGTTGGTCGATCTAAAAAGATTGCTCGTAAAAATGTTGCCATTGCTGTGTGCAACAGTCTTTTTGGTACAAATTTCCAAGTGCCAACTGAAGAGGAATGA